Genomic segment of Paenalkalicoccus suaedae:
TTCACTACACATTTATTCGAACCGGCAACCATTAAACCCGTGCGTACTATTCAGAGCATTGACCTTATGAAACGCTCCATGGGTGAAAATGTATATGGAGCACGAAGCCCACAGGAGCGAGCACAAGAAATTTTAGCTAACGATATTACAGACCTTGATGAAATGATTACTCGCCGTGAAGAATGGATGGCTGCTCAAGTTTTATTTGAAGGCAAAGTAGACATTGTTGGTGAGGGCGTTAATAAAACGATGAATTTTGATTTCACCAATAAAGAAACGTTGTCAGGCACTGATCTTTGGACTCACGCTGATAGTGATCCACTGAAAGACTTAAAAGATACACGTAGAAAAATTATGATTTCATCGGGAATTTCTCCAAATACAGTGATCTTTAGTTCGGACGTTGTAGATGATTTTGTGAATCATCCTAAAGTTTCTGGATTGCTTAACAACCGTCGAATAACAATTGGTCAAATTGATCCAATGGCTATGCCAAATGGAGTCACTTATATTGGTAATATCACCGAATTAGGCTGTGATATTTATACGTATGATGAGTTTTATTACGATGAAGAAACCCAAGAAGATAAATCTCTAGTTCCAGACGGTACAGTCATGATGGGATCAACAAATTCTAAGTCCACAATGGCGTATGGTGCAATTACAATTGCCGATACTTCAAATAATACATTTTCGGTTGTCGAAAGTACGCGCGTACCAGTTTCATTTGTGCAAGTTGATCCTGCTGCTCGTTTCTTGCAAATTCACAGTAAACCTTTGCCAATTC
This window contains:
- a CDS encoding major capsid protein — translated: MNMYDTRTMLEAIEQLKPVNTFLKDTFFPTPKTFDTAAVEVDYRKGKRKLAPFVSDRVAGKVVDREGFTTHLFEPATIKPVRTIQSIDLMKRSMGENVYGARSPQERAQEILANDITDLDEMITRREEWMAAQVLFEGKVDIVGEGVNKTMNFDFTNKETLSGTDLWTHADSDPLKDLKDTRRKIMISSGISPNTVIFSSDVVDDFVNHPKVSGLLNNRRITIGQIDPMAMPNGVTYIGNITELGCDIYTYDEFYYDEETQEDKSLVPDGTVMMGSTNSKSTMAYGAITIADTSNNTFSVVESTRVPVSFVQVDPAARFLQIHSKPLPIPHEVNSWAILKVK